The following proteins come from a genomic window of Sinorhizobium fredii NGR234:
- a CDS encoding ABC transporter substrate-binding protein — MSKFIASLVAATMLVPAAAHAEGTIEVLHHWVSQSEVDALNVIRKDLETKGFQWKDSAVGGMSGANAQQALRSRLTSGDPPGAMQFLGWEGPQWAEQGVVRDLNDLAKAGGWREALPPQLLTFVTSGEAFIAAPINMHRQNWVWANKKIFDEAGIAVPKTWADLIAAGKKLKEKGVTPVAMGDEPWQIGIIFDALLSDLNGPEFYKKAAIDLDPAALNSPEMVKVFDTLREVRGLVDANFVGRDWAVATGMVINGEAAMQFMGDWAKGEFLAKGLKPNTDFYCFATPAKVTSFQYVIDSFGMFTVKDETVQKAQVALAETIMDPKVQKGFNLIKGSIPARTDVSVDDFDDCAKLGFNERAEAIKAGSMLGAMTHGFAAKPEFASVFGDVAAQFFVGNMSSEDAVKMLVEGIDNAR; from the coding sequence ATGTCAAAGTTTATCGCAAGTCTTGTCGCTGCCACGATGTTGGTGCCAGCGGCCGCACATGCGGAAGGCACGATCGAGGTTCTCCACCACTGGGTTTCCCAGAGCGAGGTCGACGCCCTGAACGTCATCCGCAAGGACCTGGAAACCAAGGGTTTCCAGTGGAAGGATTCCGCCGTCGGAGGCATGAGCGGCGCAAACGCGCAGCAGGCCCTGCGGTCCCGCCTGACGTCGGGCGACCCGCCGGGGGCCATGCAGTTCCTGGGCTGGGAAGGCCCGCAGTGGGCCGAACAGGGCGTCGTCCGCGACCTGAACGACCTTGCCAAGGCCGGCGGCTGGCGTGAGGCGCTTCCCCCGCAGTTGCTGACATTCGTAACCTCCGGAGAGGCGTTCATTGCGGCGCCGATCAATATGCACCGCCAGAACTGGGTATGGGCCAACAAGAAGATCTTCGACGAGGCCGGTATCGCGGTGCCCAAGACATGGGCGGACCTGATCGCAGCCGGCAAGAAGCTCAAGGAGAAAGGCGTGACACCGGTCGCCATGGGCGACGAGCCATGGCAGATCGGGATCATCTTCGATGCGCTGCTGTCGGACCTGAACGGCCCGGAATTCTACAAGAAGGCAGCCATCGACCTCGACCCGGCGGCGCTGAACAGTCCGGAAATGGTCAAGGTGTTCGACACGCTGCGTGAGGTCCGTGGTCTCGTCGACGCTAATTTCGTCGGCCGCGATTGGGCCGTCGCCACCGGCATGGTCATCAACGGCGAAGCTGCGATGCAGTTCATGGGAGACTGGGCGAAGGGCGAGTTCCTCGCCAAGGGGCTGAAGCCGAATACAGACTTCTACTGCTTCGCGACGCCTGCCAAGGTCACCTCGTTCCAGTACGTCATCGACAGCTTCGGCATGTTCACCGTGAAGGACGAGACGGTCCAGAAGGCCCAGGTGGCTCTGGCCGAAACGATCATGGATCCGAAGGTGCAGAAGGGCTTCAACCTGATCAAGGGGTCCATTCCGGCTCGAACTGACGTTTCCGTGGACGACTTCGATGATTGCGCGAAGCTTGGTTTCAACGAACGTGCCGAAGCCATCAAGGCGGGCAGCATGTTGGGCGCGATGACGCACGGCTTTGCCGCCAAGCCGGAATTCGCATCGGTGTTCGGCGACGTGGCCGCTCAGTTCTTTGTCGGCAACATGTCTTCGGAAGACGCCGTCAAGATGCTCGTCGAAGGCATCGACAACGCCCGCTGA
- a CDS encoding Gfo/Idh/MocA family protein, giving the protein MGTGTIATEHMVAAIRAMGHSPLWVVSKSRADALHFSNDLGIPQATTDLERVRSDPAVKFAYISASLKRRPHYVLAAADAGKHILCDGPLSQDSRTAKRLVKHCADGGVLLAVNQPLRASAIHQTMRRLILEGEIGLIQSLSILRGGPFQPPPNRRSEMPHNGGNVYLDVCAEDIDLARFLTGAEPVEAIAFAKESNGSPNHLAYTIRMENESLLQAHESFGTADIESMVVAAGTDGVLIASGTLSSRGSGVLVRRLAGRNELVPVRERDLHTATLEEFVGAARLEASPLATGMDSFAALVATEAVASAARTGRATAIRPSASS; this is encoded by the coding sequence ATGGGGACCGGGACGATCGCAACCGAGCACATGGTTGCGGCAATCCGTGCGATGGGGCATTCGCCGCTTTGGGTGGTGAGCAAAAGCCGAGCAGACGCCCTCCATTTCTCCAATGACTTGGGCATTCCCCAGGCGACGACAGATTTGGAACGGGTGCGGTCCGATCCGGCAGTCAAGTTCGCCTACATAAGCGCCAGCCTCAAGCGTCGGCCACATTACGTTCTCGCGGCGGCCGATGCCGGAAAGCACATCCTCTGCGATGGCCCGCTATCGCAAGACAGCAGAACCGCAAAAAGACTCGTCAAGCACTGCGCGGACGGTGGAGTGCTGCTCGCAGTCAACCAGCCCCTTCGTGCCTCCGCCATTCACCAGACGATGCGACGGTTAATTCTCGAAGGAGAGATCGGGTTGATCCAGTCCCTATCAATCCTGCGTGGCGGTCCGTTTCAGCCCCCTCCAAATCGGAGGAGCGAGATGCCCCACAATGGCGGAAACGTTTATCTCGACGTCTGCGCCGAGGACATCGATCTCGCGCGCTTTCTTACCGGTGCTGAGCCGGTCGAGGCGATTGCCTTCGCAAAGGAATCGAACGGCTCGCCCAACCATCTCGCTTATACAATCCGCATGGAGAATGAGAGCCTTCTCCAAGCGCATGAGAGTTTTGGCACAGCCGATATCGAAAGCATGGTGGTGGCAGCCGGCACCGACGGCGTGCTGATTGCAAGCGGTACATTGAGCTCGCGCGGTTCCGGCGTTCTGGTGCGTCGGCTCGCTGGCCGCAACGAGCTCGTTCCCGTGCGTGAACGAGACCTGCACACCGCCACATTGGAAGAGTTTGTCGGCGCAGCGAGACTTGAAGCTTCCCCACTGGCGACTGGCATGGACAGTTTCGCGGCGCTGGTCGCCACCGAAGCAGTGGCTTCAGCAGCAAGAACGGGCCGAGCGACGGCGATCCGACCAAGTGCGAGCTCATGA
- a CDS encoding sugar phosphate isomerase/epimerase family protein: MTMTKTNQLLLHSLVARHSTLAIDLDIAEKVGFDGIEASAAKLRAFLQAGFSEAELAELLRGVNVPGMGFLIDIERQGEAKKELLQEAEELFRLASVAGAKGVQVLTGPVNVEAVLRHEAGHPANLYSGLLGRTLEEQIALTARNLSEIADLARSYGLLVYLEALSWTPLNTIEKQRMIIETAARDNIRMVIDFWHCFTSGDTPDDIARLDKDIIYGVHVCDSLAFSGGVPDEVVLRDVPTGAGVIDLKLWADAVKATGYDGWWSCELFCRKQQQQNSYQVARELHALMSNLVLR; this comes from the coding sequence ATGACCATGACCAAAACGAACCAGCTCCTGCTGCACTCGCTCGTCGCAAGACATTCCACGCTGGCGATCGATCTCGACATCGCTGAAAAGGTCGGATTCGACGGGATAGAAGCTTCGGCGGCCAAGCTACGGGCATTTCTGCAGGCAGGCTTTTCGGAGGCAGAGCTGGCGGAGCTGCTCCGGGGCGTGAACGTACCGGGAATGGGCTTCCTGATAGACATAGAGCGCCAGGGCGAAGCGAAGAAAGAGCTCTTGCAAGAAGCGGAGGAACTCTTTCGTCTCGCTTCCGTAGCGGGAGCCAAAGGGGTTCAGGTGCTGACTGGCCCCGTCAATGTCGAGGCGGTGCTGCGTCACGAAGCCGGCCACCCGGCGAATCTCTACAGCGGGTTGCTCGGCCGAACTCTGGAGGAGCAGATCGCCCTTACCGCGAGGAATCTATCCGAGATCGCCGACCTCGCTCGTAGCTATGGGCTCCTCGTTTACCTCGAGGCGCTTTCCTGGACGCCGCTGAATACGATTGAAAAGCAACGGATGATCATCGAGACCGCCGCCCGCGATAATATCCGAATGGTCATCGATTTCTGGCATTGCTTTACATCCGGAGATACGCCCGACGACATCGCCCGGCTCGACAAGGACATCATTTACGGCGTCCACGTATGCGACTCGTTGGCGTTTTCCGGCGGAGTTCCCGACGAAGTGGTCCTGAGAGACGTTCCGACAGGCGCCGGGGTGATCGACCTGAAGCTCTGGGCTGATGCAGTCAAAGCGACCGGTTACGACGGATGGTGGAGTTGCGAGCTCTTCTGCAGAAAACAGCAGCAGCAGAATAGCTACCAGGTGGCGCGCGAACTGCACGCCTTGATGTCGAATCTCGTCCTTCGCTGA
- the hisN gene encoding histidinol-phosphatase codes for MIQIPPVSFLHRLADEASKETLPRFRTTLAVEEKFKPGYRFDPVTLADKEAERVLRELISSEYPDHAILGEEFGETGTGPWKWVIDPVDGTRPFICGIPVWGTLIGLTLEGRSVMGMMSQPFTKERFWGDQEGAWVQDSSGTRRMKTRSTTDLSRAILHTNSPDRYGDFPDVNFERLRNSVQMTRYGGECYAFAMLASGQIDLCLELALQPYDIVALIPIIERAGGVVTGLNGERPEDGGHVLASANGPLHERALKALNG; via the coding sequence ATGATCCAAATCCCGCCCGTGTCCTTTCTACACCGTCTGGCCGACGAGGCTTCCAAGGAAACGCTGCCGCGCTTTCGCACGACCCTCGCGGTCGAAGAGAAGTTCAAGCCTGGCTATCGTTTTGATCCGGTGACCTTGGCCGACAAGGAAGCCGAAAGAGTATTGCGCGAGCTGATTTCGTCCGAGTACCCCGACCACGCAATACTTGGTGAGGAGTTCGGTGAGACCGGGACCGGTCCGTGGAAATGGGTCATCGATCCGGTCGACGGCACGAGGCCCTTCATCTGCGGGATCCCTGTATGGGGAACATTGATCGGGCTGACGCTGGAAGGTCGCAGCGTCATGGGGATGATGAGCCAGCCCTTCACAAAGGAACGCTTCTGGGGAGATCAGGAAGGGGCTTGGGTGCAGGATTCGTCAGGCACCCGTCGCATGAAGACGAGATCAACGACAGATCTGTCGCGGGCGATCCTGCACACGAACTCTCCCGACCGTTACGGAGATTTTCCGGACGTCAACTTCGAACGCTTGCGGAACAGCGTCCAGATGACGCGCTATGGCGGCGAATGTTATGCCTTCGCCATGCTCGCATCCGGCCAGATCGACCTTTGCCTGGAACTGGCGTTGCAGCCCTACGACATCGTCGCTTTGATACCGATCATCGAACGGGCGGGCGGCGTTGTGACGGGCTTAAACGGCGAGCGGCCCGAAGATGGCGGCCACGTCCTAGCATCTGCAAATGGACCGCTGCACGAGCGTGCGCTGAAAGCGTTGAATGGCTGA
- a CDS encoding thiamine pyrophosphate-binding protein produces the protein MKLTGGQVVAKALKEYGVEYVAGVPGHGIWSLFDAFLEEGSEIPFIQVMHEQSAVHMADGYFRASGRPMACSTSVGPGAANTIIGLATAYCDSTSLFYVSGSPQTYMHGHGTMQELERQQDNAFPRITEQVTKRAWQANSVQVLPSIMHRAFNAMVTGRPGPVHVEVPMDVQVEAADVTIHPLEKRLPIGVAYPDPKAIEAAIKVLLNAERPVIVAGGGAITANASTELTRLAEKLGAAVSITWNGKGAISEDHALFIGAVGQTGTTCGNKITASADVVVSVGCRFTDWSASSYAKGVSFSIPSAKLIHIDLDPREIGKNYETEVGIVSDAKVALEALLAMISDAESKKMLSRRETFLADVQKAKADWRAQVEPRENSRETPFTSQRPLMALRKVLDRNGIVVVGSGNTQGSVKQSFPVYEPRTHLTSGSYSPMGWAVPAALGAKLACPDRQVVAIVGDGDFMMSLPEMGTAAMNGINVVFLVLNNQGYMSIRGGQRKFMGRHIASEFNRHAGNGQPYSADIAASARAFGLEAWKVEKDEDLEKSLKAALECGGPALVEVIVSRDAAGPFATGWWDFPSPAYYEKEQAAYAEMRAREQHL, from the coding sequence ATGAAGCTCACGGGCGGTCAAGTCGTTGCGAAAGCGTTAAAGGAATACGGAGTGGAGTATGTGGCCGGTGTTCCGGGCCACGGCATCTGGTCGCTATTTGACGCCTTTCTTGAAGAGGGCTCTGAGATTCCCTTCATCCAGGTCATGCACGAGCAGAGCGCCGTGCATATGGCGGATGGCTACTTCCGTGCCTCGGGACGCCCGATGGCCTGCTCGACCTCTGTGGGTCCGGGCGCCGCGAACACGATCATCGGTCTCGCAACGGCCTATTGCGACTCCACGTCGCTCTTCTATGTTTCCGGTTCGCCGCAAACCTATATGCACGGTCACGGCACCATGCAGGAGTTGGAGCGCCAGCAGGACAACGCCTTCCCACGCATTACCGAGCAGGTGACGAAGCGCGCCTGGCAAGCGAACTCGGTTCAGGTCCTGCCGAGCATCATGCATCGTGCCTTCAATGCGATGGTGACGGGCCGTCCGGGCCCCGTCCATGTCGAAGTGCCGATGGATGTGCAGGTCGAGGCGGCAGACGTCACCATTCACCCGCTGGAGAAGCGCCTGCCGATTGGCGTGGCTTATCCGGACCCGAAGGCGATCGAGGCGGCGATCAAGGTGCTGCTCAACGCCGAGCGTCCGGTTATCGTCGCAGGTGGCGGCGCGATCACCGCAAACGCCTCGACTGAGCTGACCCGCCTTGCCGAAAAGCTCGGCGCGGCCGTGTCGATCACCTGGAACGGCAAGGGAGCGATCTCGGAAGATCACGCGCTGTTCATCGGCGCAGTCGGTCAGACCGGCACGACCTGCGGCAACAAGATCACCGCTTCCGCCGACGTCGTCGTCTCTGTCGGCTGCCGGTTCACCGATTGGTCGGCGTCGTCCTACGCCAAGGGCGTGTCTTTCTCGATCCCCTCGGCCAAGCTGATCCACATCGACCTTGATCCGCGCGAGATCGGCAAGAACTACGAGACCGAAGTCGGCATCGTTTCGGATGCGAAGGTCGCGCTGGAAGCGCTGCTGGCGATGATCTCCGACGCCGAATCCAAGAAGATGCTGTCACGTCGCGAGACGTTTCTTGCCGACGTTCAAAAGGCAAAGGCCGACTGGCGCGCCCAGGTCGAGCCGCGTGAAAACAGCCGCGAAACGCCCTTCACCTCCCAACGTCCGCTCATGGCCCTTCGCAAGGTTCTGGACCGCAATGGCATCGTCGTTGTCGGGTCCGGCAACACGCAAGGCTCGGTCAAGCAGAGCTTCCCGGTCTATGAACCGCGCACACATCTTACCTCGGGTTCCTATTCCCCGATGGGCTGGGCAGTCCCGGCTGCACTTGGCGCGAAGCTCGCTTGCCCCGACCGTCAGGTCGTCGCCATTGTCGGCGACGGTGACTTCATGATGTCCCTGCCGGAGATGGGCACGGCGGCAATGAACGGCATCAACGTGGTGTTCCTCGTGCTGAACAACCAGGGCTATATGTCGATCCGCGGCGGTCAACGCAAGTTCATGGGGCGCCACATCGCATCGGAGTTCAACCGTCACGCCGGCAATGGTCAGCCCTACTCGGCCGACATTGCGGCCTCGGCGCGCGCCTTCGGCCTGGAGGCGTGGAAGGTGGAGAAGGACGAAGACCTGGAAAAGAGCCTGAAGGCGGCGCTGGAATGCGGCGGTCCGGCCCTGGTTGAAGTCATCGTATCTCGCGATGCGGCAGGTCCGTTCGCCACCGGCTGGTGGGACTTCCCGTCGCCGGCCTACTACGAGAAGGAACAGGCTGCCTACGCCGAGATGCGTGCGCGCGAGCAGCACCTCTAA
- the hisD gene encoding histidinol dehydrogenase: MIRHIKTARAPVEEGGTDSAVTKAVEALLAKVRNGGDKAVRELSIQFDKLDRESYRLSKQEIDRSINSLTKQEREDLDFAQDQVRKFAEAQKATLTDLEVETLPGVILGHRNVPIQNVGCYVPGGKYPLLASAHMTVLTARVAGCERVITCAPPFQGRVSEKIVAAQALAGADEIYCLGGVQAIAAMAYGTETIAPVDMLAGPGNAYVAEAKRLLFGKVGIDLFAGPTETLVIADDSVDGELVATDLLGQAEHGVNSPAVLITNSEKLAHDTLSEIDRLLKILPTAAIAAKAWEDFGEIILCDTVDEMVAEGDRVASEHVQVLTRDPDYFLDNMRNYGALFLGARTNVSFGDKVIGTNHTLPTNRAARYTGGLWVGKFLKTCTYQRIETDEASALIGQYGSRLCLMEGFAGHAEQSNIRVRRYGRKNVGYAMPADPN; encoded by the coding sequence ATGATACGGCACATCAAAACAGCGCGGGCCCCAGTAGAAGAAGGCGGTACCGACAGCGCGGTGACCAAAGCAGTCGAAGCGCTTCTCGCAAAAGTCCGAAATGGCGGGGACAAGGCAGTTCGCGAATTGTCGATCCAGTTCGACAAGCTTGACCGCGAATCCTATCGCCTTTCGAAGCAGGAAATCGATCGGTCGATCAATTCCCTCACGAAACAGGAGCGGGAAGACCTCGACTTCGCGCAGGACCAGGTTCGGAAGTTTGCGGAAGCGCAGAAGGCAACTCTGACCGATCTCGAGGTCGAGACGCTTCCTGGAGTGATCCTGGGTCATCGCAACGTCCCGATCCAGAATGTCGGCTGCTATGTGCCGGGCGGCAAGTATCCGCTGCTCGCTTCGGCGCATATGACCGTCCTGACGGCGCGCGTTGCCGGCTGTGAGCGCGTCATCACCTGCGCGCCGCCTTTCCAGGGCAGGGTTTCCGAGAAGATCGTCGCGGCCCAGGCGCTGGCCGGCGCAGACGAGATCTATTGCCTGGGTGGTGTCCAGGCGATCGCGGCGATGGCCTATGGGACGGAAACGATCGCACCCGTTGACATGCTGGCGGGTCCCGGCAACGCCTATGTCGCCGAGGCGAAGCGCTTGCTGTTCGGGAAGGTCGGAATCGATCTCTTCGCCGGCCCGACCGAAACCCTCGTCATCGCCGACGACAGTGTCGACGGCGAACTGGTCGCCACGGACCTGCTGGGACAGGCCGAACATGGCGTCAACTCGCCGGCTGTCCTGATCACCAACTCGGAAAAGCTCGCTCATGACACCCTCTCCGAGATCGATCGGCTCCTGAAGATCCTGCCGACCGCGGCGATTGCGGCAAAGGCATGGGAAGACTTCGGCGAAATCATCCTGTGCGACACGGTCGACGAGATGGTTGCCGAAGGGGACCGGGTCGCCTCCGAGCACGTTCAGGTCCTGACCCGCGATCCCGACTACTTCCTCGACAACATGAGGAATTACGGCGCGCTCTTCCTGGGTGCCCGCACCAACGTCTCGTTCGGGGACAAGGTCATCGGTACCAATCACACCCTGCCGACGAACAGGGCCGCCCGCTACACCGGCGGTCTCTGGGTCGGCAAGTTCCTCAAGACCTGCACCTATCAGCGCATCGAGACGGACGAGGCATCCGCTTTGATCGGGCAATACGGCTCGCGGCTTTGCCTCATGGAAGGATTTGCCGGCCACGCAGAGCAATCGAACATCCGTGTTCGCCGGTATGGCCGCAAAAACGTCGGCTACGCGATGCCGGCGGACCCCAACTAA
- a CDS encoding carbohydrate ABC transporter permease gives MNAAKSFSSRLAGWLPRIVVAPSLLVVIVTVYLFILWTGVISFTSSKFVPVYDFVGLEQFVRLWATPRWHTAVANLFIFSALFLLLSTGIGLLMAILLDQNIRSEGFLRAVYLYPMALSFIVTGTAWKWIMNPGLGIQKVVNDLGWTGFTFDWITDPNMAIYTVVIAGVWQSSGFAMAIFLAGLRGIDNSVIKAAQIEGASLPLIYRQIIIPMLRPAMLSVIVLLSYIAIKSFDLVLALTNGGPGSATELPSTFMFSATFRRNQMGVGAASAIMMLMTVAAIIIPYLYSELRERNNG, from the coding sequence ATGAACGCCGCCAAGAGTTTTTCATCACGATTGGCAGGCTGGCTTCCACGCATTGTCGTCGCTCCCAGCCTGCTCGTCGTCATCGTCACGGTTTACCTGTTCATCCTTTGGACGGGTGTGATCTCTTTCACCTCCTCGAAGTTCGTGCCGGTCTACGACTTCGTGGGTCTCGAGCAATTTGTTCGGCTGTGGGCGACGCCGCGCTGGCACACTGCCGTCGCGAACCTGTTTATCTTCTCCGCTCTCTTCCTGTTGCTCTCGACTGGCATCGGCCTGCTGATGGCAATCCTCCTCGACCAGAACATCCGCTCGGAAGGGTTCTTGAGGGCGGTCTACCTCTATCCGATGGCCCTGTCGTTCATCGTCACGGGAACGGCATGGAAGTGGATCATGAACCCCGGCCTCGGCATCCAGAAGGTGGTCAACGACCTCGGCTGGACGGGCTTCACGTTCGACTGGATCACCGATCCGAATATGGCGATCTACACCGTCGTCATTGCCGGTGTCTGGCAATCCTCGGGGTTCGCCATGGCGATTTTCCTGGCCGGTTTGCGAGGCATCGACAACTCGGTGATCAAGGCCGCGCAGATCGAAGGCGCAAGCCTCCCGCTGATCTATCGGCAGATCATCATCCCGATGCTGCGGCCGGCGATGCTCAGCGTGATTGTCCTTTTGAGCTACATCGCGATCAAGAGCTTCGACCTCGTGCTGGCGCTGACCAACGGGGGCCCGGGATCCGCAACGGAACTTCCGTCGACCTTCATGTTCTCGGCGACGTTCCGCAGAAACCAGATGGGGGTCGGGGCGGCGAGCGCGATCATGATGCTCATGACCGTCGCGGCAATCATCATCCCCTATCTCTATTCCGAACTTCGGGAGCGCAACAATGGCTAA
- a CDS encoding MFS transporter has product MAKVRIFVDNIRGSKRVGCSLFFLAGGVGIGSWASSLPLLSAKVGLDKGQLGTLLLCFALGAIVLMANVGRLSSRFSSSYLLSLGGSMVFGLAILIVPFVDSLLPLGALVFVAGAGFGTLDVSMNIEASEIERGTGRHLMSSFHALFSIGNIIGASLVGVVASYGGNLRECLGGAGVIVLLTAISTRLIAYSRTRKRSRAIETADSNTNRELSTSQKMLVFMFGIIAFLAFLAEGGIMDWSAVYLVSTLGASESLGAYGFAIFAAAMAIARLFGDAVTRQIGHVKVLRFGGIICALSLLIMLVGNSVAISLIVLALCGFGVANMIPAVFASAGKIGSHAVGKAMSIVSTMGYSGLLLGPALLGFVAQVSSLTFSLGLVTLAFGLISAGTFYLNRRLKAYHAKDQLSESFA; this is encoded by the coding sequence ATGGCTAAAGTTCGAATTTTCGTCGACAACATTCGCGGCTCGAAGAGAGTGGGTTGCAGCCTGTTCTTTCTAGCAGGCGGCGTTGGAATTGGATCGTGGGCATCGAGCCTGCCGCTGCTTTCCGCAAAGGTGGGACTCGACAAGGGGCAACTCGGAACTCTGCTATTGTGTTTTGCCCTTGGGGCGATCGTATTGATGGCGAATGTTGGCCGACTGAGTAGCCGGTTTAGCAGCAGCTATTTGCTGAGCCTCGGTGGAAGCATGGTATTTGGCCTCGCCATATTGATCGTCCCGTTCGTGGACAGTCTGCTGCCGTTGGGGGCGCTCGTGTTTGTTGCCGGAGCGGGTTTCGGAACGCTCGACGTGTCGATGAACATTGAGGCATCTGAAATAGAGCGAGGTACCGGCAGACACTTGATGTCGTCATTCCACGCCTTGTTTAGCATCGGCAACATCATTGGCGCCTCTCTCGTTGGTGTAGTCGCCTCCTACGGTGGCAATTTGCGCGAGTGCCTAGGAGGTGCCGGAGTAATCGTGCTTCTCACGGCGATCTCAACAAGATTGATCGCCTATAGCAGAACTCGTAAAAGGTCGCGCGCCATAGAGACCGCCGATTCTAATACCAATCGCGAGTTGAGCACGTCGCAGAAAATGCTCGTTTTCATGTTCGGCATTATAGCCTTCTTGGCTTTCCTCGCTGAAGGCGGGATCATGGACTGGTCTGCTGTCTACTTGGTCAGCACCCTTGGTGCGTCCGAAAGTCTTGGCGCTTACGGTTTCGCTATCTTTGCAGCCGCCATGGCAATTGCGCGGTTGTTTGGTGACGCCGTGACCAGACAAATAGGACACGTGAAGGTTCTACGGTTCGGAGGAATCATTTGCGCGTTGTCGCTTTTGATAATGCTGGTCGGGAATAGCGTTGCAATCAGCCTGATCGTCTTGGCGCTGTGCGGTTTTGGCGTTGCGAACATGATACCCGCGGTTTTCGCGTCAGCGGGCAAAATCGGTTCGCATGCAGTCGGAAAAGCGATGTCGATCGTGTCAACGATGGGATATAGCGGCCTGCTCCTCGGACCCGCTCTGCTAGGTTTTGTTGCGCAAGTTTCGAGCCTGACATTTAGTCTCGGGCTCGTCACATTGGCGTTTGGATTGATCTCCGCTGGTACCTTCTATTTGAATCGTCGCCTCAAGGCATATCATGCGAAAGATCAATTAAGCGAAAGCTTCGCGTGA
- a CDS encoding helix-turn-helix domain-containing protein has translation MDQFGGNAAALAANLRTLCEGHGSIAAVCRKINVNRQQFNKYLSGAHVPSASNLRMIANYFGLSVPILFSDPDEFRTLVDGNFFHAMSTARQLPEFSRFVSNMIVENNSLDSDILGVYDRYQFSSIYKGFVLRSAFCIYRNKEFLQHYYVERFPSFDDPKKTEYVFKYYGFCFPVADRIFTADFEGIQRNELTFGVYAQVKRNSKNFMFGIASGIAANMFRSPYSTKVALHYRGPGLLKREHLNNLTVMDRNDPSIPREALQYLGDGSDMIQMG, from the coding sequence ATGGATCAGTTCGGGGGAAACGCAGCGGCTCTGGCGGCCAATCTCAGAACCCTTTGCGAAGGGCATGGATCGATCGCGGCGGTCTGTCGAAAGATCAACGTCAATCGGCAGCAGTTCAATAAATATCTTTCGGGCGCTCACGTCCCCTCCGCATCCAATCTGAGGATGATCGCGAACTATTTCGGCCTCAGCGTCCCTATATTGTTTTCGGATCCGGACGAATTTCGCACGCTGGTCGACGGCAATTTCTTCCATGCCATGTCCACCGCCCGCCAGCTACCGGAGTTTTCACGCTTCGTGTCGAACATGATCGTCGAGAACAACTCGCTCGATAGCGATATTCTGGGTGTCTATGACAGGTATCAGTTTTCCTCCATCTATAAGGGCTTCGTCCTGAGATCCGCCTTCTGCATCTATCGCAACAAGGAGTTCCTTCAGCACTATTATGTCGAGCGGTTCCCGAGCTTCGACGATCCAAAGAAAACGGAGTATGTGTTCAAATATTACGGCTTCTGTTTTCCCGTCGCCGATCGCATCTTCACGGCTGATTTTGAGGGAATCCAGCGCAACGAACTGACCTTCGGGGTCTATGCTCAGGTCAAGCGAAATTCCAAGAACTTCATGTTCGGCATCGCGAGCGGGATTGCCGCGAACATGTTCAGGTCGCCCTATTCCACGAAAGTGGCGCTCCACTACCGTGGACCGGGCCTTTTGAAGCGCGAACACCTCAACAACCTGACCGTGATGGATCGGAACGACCCGTCCATACCCCGCGAAGCCTTGCAATATCTGGGTGACGGGTCCGACATGATCCAGATGGGATGA